A window of the Branchiostoma lanceolatum isolate klBraLanc5 chromosome 13, klBraLanc5.hap2, whole genome shotgun sequence genome harbors these coding sequences:
- the LOC136447299 gene encoding uncharacterized protein — protein MPDDDAIPQQRNSNDCGVYACQFAYLVSNGLPLNLPQACVPKLRKWMVLELAAESMRTDRIKICSSGDPARGRQREVISHRERHRSPAPLPENRYHQHHATHHSTVDEGYETKSSSSDLLLDDSVSSARSLHNVCRPLLTSTPKKTTETDKKEIGKNKTKICSQKSISDAFFTDCHCGRDCCERLGQVNIYDCRKQFWDQSRDQQREYIRKAMDHADRRHESGTRSKDYDFSIKGFAVCWKAWCLAYGVSKSRYYRELEAHRNSWVFTPDQRVGMTYPSRRYLTAKVWLETMAAKIGDKMPDSTTVHLPHCLTMEDVFNLYKEDHEARVPAPLGRSQFFKMWRKELPDIKIPKPSDNFAKCTTCQQLKANIQKARSKNRAEELKLARKEHLLKQKNERAKYYKHIRKAQDQPQKYISIILDGMDQKKTAIPHYAEKTKDDGQHQLGTHVTGAIAHSLNKAYAAIDLQNISHDANLTVTVLMKILQDVATANGGHLPPVHVLYLQLDNCYRENKNCYVLAFCCELVPQKIVRKVKLSFLVVGHTHEDVDQFFSRISTTLKRSEATTLPELIETIEKSYTPAPEAFQLKHVGDYKEWLSDELENIYGHSVPHCFKFIMEPGANQPTILYKDYSTDRSWKTTVGTTETLLLATPTKALQFVNPSPIKRLEEVKSSIQRAKEVARLTSDQHQWWLDLFTSLEEEYISPPEESKPLAELGEFVIPDEVDLEDDDEEAEARREALAKLLARENKESEVRLSRKRRGTPTSTTQKRQKRQKTS, from the exons ATGCCTGATGATGAT GCTATCCCCCAGCAAAGAAATAGTAATGATTGTGGCGTATATGCCTGTCAG TTTGCCTACCTGGTATCCAACGGTCTTCCTCTGAATCTTCCTCAG GCTTGCGTTCCAAAGCTTCGCAAATGGATGGTATTGGAGTTGGCTGCGGAATCAATGAG GACTGATCGAATCAAGATCTGTTCATCTGGAGACCCAGCAAGAGGAAG GCAGAGAGAAGTAATCTCTCATCGTGAAAGACACCGATCACCAGCACCACTTCCAGAGAATAG ATATCATCAACACCATGCCACCCATCACAGCACCGTGGACGAGGGATATGAGACAAAGTCAAGTTCCAGTGACCTCCTCT TGGATGACTCAGTTTCATCAGCTAGATCATTGCACAATGTATGTCGACCATTGCTGACCTCCACACCAAAGAAGACAACGGAAACAG ataaaaaagaaattggAAAGAACAAGACAAAGATCTGCAGCCAGAAGTCCATCTCGGATGCGTTTTTCACAGACTGCCACTGTGGAAGGGACTGTTGCGAAAGACTGGGGCAGGTCAACATCTACGACTGCCGCAAGCAGTTTTGGGACCAGAGCAGGGACCAACAAAGGGAATACATCAGAAAGGCAATGGACCACGCAGACAGGCGACATGAAAGTGGTACAAGAAGTAAAGACTATGACTTTTCGATCAAAGGTTTCGCTGTTTGCTGGAAGGCGTGGTGTCTGGCTTATGGAGTGAGCAAATCTAG ATACTACAGAGAGCTGGAGGCCCATAGAAACAGCTGGGTGTTTACACCCGACCAGCGAGTGGGTATGACATATCCCAGCAGGCGGTACCTGACAGCCAAAGTCTGGCTGGAAACTATGGCAGCCAAGATAGGGGACAAGATGCCAGACTCCACCACTGTACATCTGCCCCACTGCCTGACCATGGAGGATGTGTTCAACCTTTATAAGGAAGATCATGAGGCCAGGGTACCAGCCCCACTTGGACGTTCACAATTCTTCAAAATGTGGCGGAAAGAACTCCCAGACATCAAGATTCCAAAG CCATCTGACAATTTTGCAAAGTGTACAACATGCCAACAACTCAAAGCAAACATCCAGAAGGCCAGAAGTAAGAACAGGGCAGAGGAGTTGAAGCTGGCAAGGAAGGAGCATCTTCTAAAACAAAA AAATGAACGTGCAAAGTATTATAAGCATATCCGCAAAGCACAAGACCAGCCACAGAAGTACATCTCAATCATTCTAGATGGGATGGACCAGAAAAAAACAGCGATCCCACACTATGCAGAAAAGACAAAG GATGATGGCCAACACCAGCTTGGCACACATGTAACTGGGGCTATAGCGCATAGCCTTAACAAGGCATATGCTGCCATTGACCTTCAAAACATCTCTCATGACGCAAACCTCACAGTCACAGTGCTAATGAAGATTTTGCAAGATGTTGCAACG GCAAATGGTGGACATCTCCctcctgtacatgtgttgtaccTGCAACTGGACAACTGCtacagggagaacaagaattgTTATGTCCTGGCATTCTGCTGTGAGCTTGTTCCCCAGAAGATAGTGAGGAAG GTCAAGCTCAGCTTTTTGGTCGTGGGTCATACCCACGAGGACGTGGACCAATTTTTCAGCAGAATATCCACAACGCTCAAAAGATCAGAGGCCACCACATTGCCAGAGCTGATAGAAACCATCGAAAAATCCTACACACCAGCACCTGAGGCGTTCCAGTTGAAGCATGTGGGGGACTACAAAGAGTGGCTGTCAGATGAGCTAGAAAACATCTATGGCCACTCTGTCCCTCACTGCTTCAAGTTCATCATGGAGCCAGGTGCAAACCAGCCAACCATCCTGTACAAGGATTACAGTACGGACAGAAGCTGGAAGACCACCGTGGGAACGACAGAAACCCTCCTCCTGGCAACCCCAACAAAAGCACTTCAGTTTGTCAACCCATCACCCATCAAACGGTTGGAAGAAGTCAAATCTAgcatccaaagggcaaaagaaGTGGCAAGGCTGACATCTGACCAGCATCAGTGGTGGCTTGACCTGTTCACGAGTCTCGAAGAGGAGTATATATCTCCTCCAGAAGAATCTAAACCACTGGCTGAGTTGGGAGAGTTTGTAATCCCAGATGAGGTAGACCTAGAAGATGATGACGAAGAGGCAGAAGCCAGAAGGGAAGCCCTTGCAAAATTGCTTGCAAGAGAAAACAAGGAATCAGAG GTCCGCCTATCAAGGAAGAGGAGGGGAACACCAACCTCAACGACGCAAAAACGCCAGAAGCGGCAGAAGACCAGTTAG
- the LOC136447018 gene encoding uncharacterized protein, whose amino-acid sequence MCSDIAVAAVMMWDSKVPEWLGSSDTVVRHRPLSEEDSKEVSCLLDNPPCGWPTNAIETLRDGEWLSDYVIDKYMSLIKKSCITENDKLKVEIFDCTAYQQLRTRTDFLSYKKRLKTPKVMT is encoded by the exons ATGTGCTCTGATATAGCTGTAGCTGCAGTCATGATGTGGGACAGCAAGGTTCCAGAATGGCTTGGAAGCTCAGACACAGTTGTCCGGCATAGACCATTGAGTGAAGAAGACAGTAAAGAG GTCTCCTGTTTACTTGACAACCCACCCTGTGGCTGGCCCACCAATGCCATTGAGACTCTAAGAGATGGCGAATGGCTTTCTGATTAT GTCATTGATAAATACATGTCCCTCATCAAGAAGTCCTGCATCACTGAG AATGATAAGTTGAAGGTGGAGATTTTTGACTGCACGGCCTATCAGCAGTTAAGAACAAGGACTGACTTCCTGTCATACAAGAAGAGGCTAAAGACTCCAAAGGTAATGACCTAA